In Microbacterium lushaniae, the following are encoded in one genomic region:
- a CDS encoding DUF2207 domain-containing protein — protein MKWMRRTLAALVIAFTSVGAGLVAAPAASGASTAPVAAASVVRTDVNDFTFASMDADYTLTRAEDGASELRVVETFVAEFPDADQNRGMQRLLPEKYLGAPLEVDLISVTDADGEPREVETESDDGYLLVTSRADDYVHGEQTYVFTYTMRNVVRFFDDTDADEFYWNVNGLDWQQPFGRVTAALHVDEALAAELTGSQACYAGARDSTTECPIAAETAPDGAVTVRAEAMGLGPHETLTVAVGFASGTFTPFNPSFFASPWGWLQLVGVLIILAAAAWAIVIRVRLLSDAPGRPTVVAEFTPPAAVDALESAVLLGKTTKAIPAEVLEQAVVGSIRIVEGERRRFGGLQLEAHLVDPARADGDGRMLLNGLFGEDAAPGAVFTFGRQDTRLSTAARAILAEAGKELTRSGLRREVPLKPRMGPALLAFGGMAVSTVFGVLALLGSVTPLLPIVLLIVSALALVFVIGVLAHKPLTPVGADTRDHLAGLKVFIDWAEADRIRMLQSPGGAERVAVDASDPRQMLRIYESLLPYAVVFGQEKQWSERLGVLYESTGTPGWYVGASGFNAGAFASGIGSLSASATSSSSTSGGSTGGGSAGGGGGGGGGGGV, from the coding sequence ATGAAGTGGATGCGACGCACCCTGGCAGCCCTGGTGATCGCCTTCACCTCCGTCGGTGCGGGCCTCGTCGCCGCGCCGGCCGCGTCGGGTGCCTCGACGGCGCCGGTGGCCGCTGCATCCGTGGTGCGAACGGATGTGAACGACTTCACGTTCGCGAGCATGGATGCCGACTACACCCTCACGCGCGCCGAGGACGGGGCCAGTGAGCTGCGGGTGGTGGAGACGTTCGTGGCGGAGTTTCCCGACGCCGATCAGAACCGCGGCATGCAGCGGTTGCTGCCGGAGAAGTACCTCGGGGCGCCGCTGGAGGTGGATCTGATCTCCGTCACCGACGCCGACGGTGAGCCCCGCGAGGTCGAGACCGAGAGCGACGACGGCTATCTCCTGGTCACCTCACGCGCCGACGATTACGTGCACGGGGAGCAGACGTACGTCTTCACCTACACGATGCGCAACGTCGTGCGATTCTTCGACGACACCGATGCCGACGAGTTCTACTGGAACGTCAACGGGCTGGACTGGCAGCAGCCTTTCGGTCGCGTCACCGCGGCCCTGCATGTCGATGAGGCGCTCGCCGCGGAGCTCACCGGCTCGCAGGCCTGTTATGCCGGCGCGCGCGATTCGACGACGGAGTGTCCCATCGCCGCGGAGACGGCCCCCGACGGGGCTGTGACGGTGCGGGCGGAGGCGATGGGTCTCGGTCCGCACGAGACGCTCACGGTGGCGGTCGGGTTCGCCTCGGGCACCTTCACGCCCTTCAATCCGTCGTTCTTCGCCTCACCGTGGGGCTGGCTGCAGCTCGTTGGCGTGCTCATCATCCTGGCCGCAGCGGCCTGGGCGATCGTGATCAGGGTCCGGCTCCTGTCCGATGCCCCGGGGCGCCCGACGGTCGTGGCCGAGTTCACCCCTCCCGCCGCCGTCGACGCCCTCGAGAGCGCCGTGCTGCTGGGGAAGACGACCAAGGCCATCCCCGCCGAAGTGCTCGAGCAGGCCGTGGTGGGCAGCATCCGCATCGTCGAGGGAGAGCGTCGGCGATTCGGAGGCCTGCAGTTGGAGGCGCACCTCGTCGACCCCGCACGGGCAGACGGGGATGGGCGGATGCTGCTGAACGGCCTGTTCGGCGAGGATGCGGCGCCCGGCGCGGTCTTCACGTTCGGGCGCCAGGACACCCGGCTCTCCACCGCGGCCAGGGCGATCCTCGCCGAGGCCGGCAAGGAGCTCACGCGGAGCGGCCTGCGCAGGGAGGTGCCGCTGAAACCGCGGATGGGGCCGGCGCTGCTGGCGTTCGGGGGCATGGCGGTGTCGACGGTCTTCGGCGTTCTTGCGCTCCTCGGCAGCGTGACGCCGCTCCTGCCGATCGTGCTCCTGATCGTCAGTGCGCTGGCGCTGGTCTTCGTCATCGGTGTGCTCGCCCACAAGCCGCTGACGCCGGTGGGCGCGGACACGCGCGACCACCTGGCGGGGCTGAAGGTCTTCATCGACTGGGCGGAGGCCGACCGCATCCGGATGCTGCAGTCGCCGGGTGGCGCGGAGCGCGTGGCCGTGGACGCGAGCGACCCCCGGCAGATGCTCCGCATCTACGAGTCGCTGCTGCCGTACGCGGTCGTGTTCGGGCAGGAGAAGCAGTGGTCGGAGCGGCTCGGGGTGCTGTATGAGTCCACCGGCACTCCCGGCTGGTACGTGGGTGCGTCGGGCTTCAACGCCGGGGCGTTCGCGTCGGGCATCGGGTCGCTCTCGGCGAGTGCGACGTCGTCGTCGTCCACGTCGGGCGGGTCGACCGGGGGCGGCTCCGCCGGCGGGGGCGGCGGGGGTGGCGGGGGCGGCGGCGTCTGA
- a CDS encoding MarR family winged helix-turn-helix transcriptional regulator: protein MTDRHLAVDAWESLFRAQHEVFEQLRVDFTDTDLSQAEYDVLLTVTRAPEMTARLRDVTANMLISQPSVSRLVDRMVARDLISKCPDPDDGRGALVRATEAGASAFRRLASEHAANIAERMSPLSDDELALLRDLTAKLRRPKPDTDC from the coding sequence ATGACCGACCGCCACCTCGCCGTCGATGCGTGGGAGAGCCTGTTCCGTGCACAGCACGAGGTGTTCGAACAGCTCAGAGTCGACTTCACCGACACCGATCTGTCACAGGCGGAATACGACGTTCTGCTCACCGTCACGCGTGCGCCGGAGATGACGGCGCGCCTGCGCGACGTCACGGCGAACATGCTCATCAGCCAGCCGAGCGTCTCGCGGCTGGTCGACCGGATGGTCGCCCGCGACCTCATCAGCAAGTGCCCCGACCCCGACGACGGCCGCGGCGCCCTCGTGCGCGCCACCGAAGCCGGGGCATCTGCCTTCCGCCGCCTGGCGTCCGAGCACGCCGCCAACATCGCCGAGCGGATGTCGCCACTCAGCGACGACGAGCTGGCGCTGCTGCGCGACCTCACCGCCAAGCTGCGCAGGCCGAAGCCCGACACCGACTGCTGA
- a CDS encoding VOC family protein: MRLVQVAQRAEDLDRASDFYTVLLEAEPVARFDDPGLVFFDLDGVRLVLDRNAPSALIYLHVDNVHEAIERLAGVAEVVTRPHVIFTHDGEALGPPRHEEWHAFIRDTEGNLVGLVAFQRV; this comes from the coding sequence ATGCGACTGGTGCAGGTGGCGCAGCGCGCCGAGGACCTTGATCGGGCGTCCGACTTCTACACGGTGCTGCTGGAGGCCGAACCCGTCGCGCGATTCGACGATCCGGGACTGGTGTTCTTCGATCTCGACGGCGTGCGCCTCGTGCTGGATCGCAACGCGCCCTCCGCTCTGATCTATCTGCACGTCGACAACGTGCACGAGGCCATCGAGCGGCTCGCGGGCGTGGCGGAGGTGGTCACACGTCCGCACGTGATCTTCACGCATGACGGCGAAGCCCTGGGTCCGCCGCGGCATGAGGAGTGGCACGCCTTCATCCGCGACACCGAGGGGAACCTCGTCGGGCTCGTCGCCTTCCAGCGGGTGTGA
- a CDS encoding asparagine synthase, translating into MGRTSEAVEEGVSIASAAARLTVRNHILVETISAGATFDRDKLAGFARDTILALAEEQERAAQRMRDLRRGAWGKFSTSSGTHDYRERDMRNLRRRRKQYDGVAKELRAWADDPERVYQLVDAAREAAWGDVEANLQRRLKVEGMTPDADPDYERMRKARMDALRMVDLARLAAHTQRRRQSADAAES; encoded by the coding sequence GTGGGGCGAACGTCGGAAGCCGTGGAGGAGGGCGTGTCGATCGCCTCCGCAGCCGCTCGGCTGACGGTGCGCAACCACATCCTCGTCGAGACGATCTCCGCCGGCGCCACCTTCGATCGCGACAAGCTCGCCGGGTTCGCCCGCGACACGATCCTCGCCCTCGCCGAGGAGCAGGAACGGGCGGCTCAGCGCATGCGCGACCTGCGGCGTGGAGCGTGGGGCAAGTTCTCCACCTCCAGTGGCACCCACGACTATCGCGAGCGCGACATGCGCAACCTGCGCCGCCGGCGCAAGCAGTACGACGGGGTCGCCAAGGAGCTGCGGGCGTGGGCCGATGACCCCGAGCGGGTGTATCAACTCGTCGACGCCGCCCGGGAGGCGGCCTGGGGCGATGTCGAAGCGAACCTGCAGCGGCGGCTCAAGGTGGAGGGGATGACGCCCGACGCCGACCCCGACTACGAACGCATGCGCAAGGCCCGCATGGATGCACTGCGCATGGTGGATCTCGCGCGCCTGGCGGCGCACACCCAGCGACGCCGCCAGTCCGCCGACGCCGCCGAATCCTGA
- a CDS encoding MarR family winged helix-turn-helix transcriptional regulator, whose translation MDQQISRDELSAYFALRAAGDRLQRAVATQLREHGLTEAQFTVLAQLQDAGELRMSDLAQVLVASKNGLTYQATQLENRGLVSRRTSEEDARAVIIRLEPAGAELLAKVLPGHIALVREAFLDRVSASELAAISRGLAKVAAN comes from the coding sequence GTGGACCAGCAGATCAGTCGCGACGAGCTCTCGGCGTACTTCGCGCTTCGTGCCGCGGGGGACCGCCTCCAGCGCGCGGTCGCCACGCAGCTGCGTGAGCACGGACTCACCGAGGCGCAGTTCACGGTGCTCGCGCAGCTGCAGGACGCGGGTGAATTGCGCATGAGCGACCTCGCGCAGGTGCTCGTCGCCTCCAAGAACGGGCTCACCTACCAGGCCACGCAACTGGAGAACCGCGGACTGGTCAGCCGCCGCACGAGCGAGGAGGACGCCCGCGCGGTGATCATCCGGCTGGAGCCGGCGGGCGCCGAGCTGCTGGCGAAGGTGCTCCCCGGCCACATCGCCCTGGTCAGAGAGGCGTTCCTGGACCGGGTGAGCGCGAGTGAATTGGCGGCCATCAGCCGGGGGCTGGCGAAGGTGGCGGCGAACTGA
- a CDS encoding alpha/beta hydrolase has product MTQQQRIALDEMLRSLPLDLGGDVAEQRELFAQMMETIPLAEDVVTERGELGGVPVVAVGIDGASARGTILYFHGGAYTIGAAELSAGLASELARRSGTQVVSVEYALAPESPYPAAVEDAVAAYRGLRERGVPARDIVLAGESAGGGLALAAAMAIRSAGMDAPAGIYVASPWVDLTLSGRSATTKAAVDPSVTAEGLARRARDYAGEADLRDALISPVFGDFSGLPPLLVQVGGNEVLLDDATRLAARAAAHQVSVRLEVTPGVPHVFVAFAGMLDEADAALTHAAGFIRTVLDTRPG; this is encoded by the coding sequence ATGACTCAGCAGCAGCGCATCGCGCTGGACGAGATGCTCCGCTCTCTGCCCCTCGACCTCGGCGGCGACGTAGCGGAGCAGCGAGAGCTCTTCGCGCAGATGATGGAAACGATCCCGCTCGCCGAAGACGTCGTCACCGAGCGCGGAGAGCTCGGCGGCGTCCCGGTGGTCGCGGTGGGCATCGACGGAGCGAGCGCTCGCGGGACGATCCTGTACTTCCATGGCGGCGCGTACACGATCGGGGCCGCGGAACTGTCGGCAGGGCTGGCCTCCGAGCTGGCTCGCCGGTCGGGGACGCAGGTCGTCTCGGTGGAGTACGCACTCGCTCCCGAGTCGCCCTATCCCGCGGCCGTGGAAGACGCCGTGGCGGCCTACCGGGGTCTGCGGGAACGGGGCGTGCCCGCCCGCGACATCGTCCTCGCGGGGGAGTCCGCCGGAGGCGGGCTGGCTCTGGCGGCGGCGATGGCGATCCGCTCGGCGGGGATGGACGCGCCGGCGGGCATCTATGTCGCGTCGCCGTGGGTGGATCTGACCCTCTCCGGGCGGAGCGCCACAACGAAGGCGGCGGTGGATCCGTCGGTGACGGCCGAGGGGCTGGCGCGTCGCGCGCGGGATTACGCCGGCGAGGCGGATCTGCGCGATGCGCTGATCAGCCCGGTGTTCGGTGACTTCTCCGGGCTGCCGCCGCTCCTGGTCCAGGTCGGCGGCAACGAGGTGCTGCTCGACGATGCCACGCGCTTGGCCGCGCGCGCCGCCGCGCACCAGGTGAGCGTCAGGTTGGAGGTGACTCCCGGCGTCCCGCATGTGTTCGTCGCCTTCGCCGGGATGCTCGACGAAGCGGATGCTGCGCTCACGCACGCCGCCGGGTTCATCCGCACCGTGCTCGATACCCGGCCCGGCTGA
- a CDS encoding NADPH-dependent F420 reductase, with translation MIEDIMHITILGTGHMGRTLGAGLLRGGHSVIFGSRAPESATDLPAPVFGHADAIARGEIVLSAIVAARALETLTTLVDEIGDRVLIDIGNAVDQHLELLYPEGSLGERLQHALPRARVVKTLNTLAGTLAVDPSSLPVPTTVFLSGDDAEAKAAVAGILRSLGWAEEQQIDLGGISTARAVEHYFLLFAAMMMGLRSERFNVAVVR, from the coding sequence ATGATCGAGGACATCATGCACATCACCATCCTGGGCACCGGTCACATGGGCCGGACCCTCGGAGCAGGACTGCTCCGCGGCGGGCACTCCGTCATCTTCGGATCGCGGGCGCCGGAGTCGGCCACCGATCTGCCGGCACCGGTCTTCGGGCACGCCGATGCCATCGCGCGAGGCGAGATCGTGCTGAGCGCGATCGTCGCGGCCCGCGCACTGGAGACCCTCACGACGCTGGTGGACGAGATCGGAGATCGTGTGCTGATCGACATCGGCAACGCCGTCGACCAGCATCTCGAGCTGCTCTACCCCGAGGGAAGCCTCGGCGAGCGGCTGCAGCACGCGCTTCCGCGGGCGCGCGTGGTGAAGACCTTGAACACCCTCGCCGGGACGCTGGCGGTCGATCCGTCGAGCCTGCCCGTTCCCACGACGGTGTTCCTCTCCGGCGACGACGCGGAGGCCAAGGCCGCTGTCGCCGGCATCCTGCGCAGCCTCGGCTGGGCAGAGGAACAGCAGATCGACCTCGGGGGGATCTCGACCGCCCGGGCCGTGGAGCACTACTTCCTCCTGTTCGCCGCGATGATGATGGGGCTGCGAAGCGAGCGCTTCAACGTCGCCGTCGTCCGCTGA